The following are encoded together in the Chitinivibrio alkaliphilus ACht1 genome:
- a CDS encoding PAS domain-containing hybrid sensor histidine kinase/response regulator produces MVATTISRLHTEEQLSHTLLRYKNLVENTDDIIFTITPEGVITHVSPNWTEKLGYTEEETIGTHLNKFVHPKDTAQCIDFIKHVTIHKKKAESLEYRVIHADGKISWYVSNVSPLLDTGGTVLEINAIAHNISRIKQNEKKLQNAQKKAEEATRAKTAFLATMSHEIRTPLSGIIGCTELSKKRTLAPNTARYIDNIHTSGKMLLSIINNILDLSKIEAGELPIHTTETDLSRITYDILEMVKHTAFKNETEVILDFPEDAPQFVQTDPLRIKQILMNLVTNAIKFSPRGEVLLCLTATPHTPPSYTWTFSVSDTGIGMNKKEVKKIFTPFLQAKDDTTHHFGGTGLGLTISRLLVEKLGGTLRVESTPGMGSTFFFTLDLISEAKASSPVLISPPYTNAYIDPGIGKYTTYLLRKQLERYNITVETEIRNKADLCFFDAAAHVTDEADLKENGNSAHSVCLYNPFHAKDYTRIAQNNAACHLLPKPLTPEKITSLFQNITKEKHTQGTTETRTTILLVEDEELSMIILRHFFENYFPDIRVVEARTGIEALKAVQAYTIRLILMDVQMPELDGIETAKIIRQSICKETPIIAVTARATMAEKRRCLAAGMNHFLVKPLNENSLYPLCKTYLKADTSSTWQSTPSYP; encoded by the coding sequence ATGGTTGCAACAACCATATCGAGACTACATACAGAGGAGCAACTATCCCACACCCTTCTGCGCTATAAGAACCTCGTTGAAAACACCGACGACATTATCTTCACCATAACTCCCGAGGGAGTTATTACCCATGTCTCTCCCAATTGGACCGAAAAACTGGGATATACAGAAGAAGAAACCATCGGCACGCACCTCAACAAGTTTGTTCATCCCAAAGATACAGCCCAATGCATCGACTTTATCAAGCACGTAACTATTCATAAGAAAAAAGCAGAAAGTCTTGAATACCGCGTTATCCATGCCGATGGAAAGATTTCATGGTATGTTTCAAATGTATCCCCCTTACTTGATACAGGTGGTACTGTTCTGGAAATAAACGCCATAGCACACAACATTAGTCGGATAAAGCAAAATGAGAAAAAACTTCAGAATGCGCAAAAAAAAGCAGAAGAGGCAACTCGTGCAAAGACAGCCTTCTTGGCTACCATGAGCCATGAGATTAGAACACCCCTCAGTGGTATTATCGGATGTACTGAACTCAGTAAGAAAAGAACCCTCGCACCAAATACCGCACGATATATTGATAATATTCACACCTCTGGAAAAATGCTTCTTTCTATTATCAATAATATCCTTGATCTTTCAAAAATTGAAGCAGGAGAACTCCCCATACATACAACAGAAACAGATCTTTCCCGTATCACGTACGATATATTAGAGATGGTTAAACATACGGCTTTTAAAAATGAAACAGAAGTCATCCTTGATTTTCCCGAAGATGCTCCGCAATTTGTCCAGACCGATCCCCTGAGAATAAAACAGATTCTCATGAACCTTGTAACCAACGCTATCAAATTCTCTCCTCGTGGAGAAGTCCTTCTATGCCTCACAGCAACGCCACATACACCGCCATCCTACACGTGGACATTCTCCGTTTCAGACACAGGAATTGGCATGAATAAGAAAGAGGTGAAGAAGATATTTACCCCCTTCCTACAAGCCAAAGATGATACAACTCACCATTTTGGCGGAACTGGGCTTGGCCTGACCATATCCCGCTTGCTTGTTGAGAAACTGGGAGGAACCCTTCGTGTAGAAAGCACCCCCGGTATGGGGAGCACATTCTTTTTTACCCTAGATCTGATATCCGAGGCAAAAGCATCTTCCCCAGTACTCATATCTCCGCCCTATACGAACGCCTACATAGATCCAGGAATAGGAAAATATACAACATATCTATTAAGAAAACAGCTTGAGCGGTATAACATTACTGTTGAAACGGAGATTCGAAACAAGGCAGACCTTTGCTTTTTCGACGCAGCCGCGCACGTTACAGATGAAGCAGATCTTAAGGAGAACGGAAACTCCGCTCATTCAGTTTGTCTCTACAATCCGTTTCATGCAAAAGACTACACTCGTATTGCTCAAAACAATGCTGCGTGCCATCTACTTCCAAAACCTCTCACCCCGGAAAAAATAACCTCTCTTTTCCAAAACATAACAAAGGAGAAACATACTCAAGGAACGACGGAAACCCGTACAACCATTCTTCTCGTGGAGGATGAAGAGCTCAGCATGATCATTCTACGCCACTTCTTTGAAAATTATTTTCCTGATATACGAGTCGTGGAAGCCCGTACCGGCATAGAAGCGCTCAAGGCAGTACAGGCGTATACGATACGCCTTATTCTTATGGATGTTCAAATGCCAGAGCTTGACGGTATCGAAACGGCAAAAATTATTCGGCAAAGTATTTGTAAAGAAACACCGATTATTGCCGTAACGGCCCGCGCAACCATGGCTGAAAAACGACGTTGCCTCGCTGCAGGAATGAATCATTTTCTTGTAAAACCACTGAATGAAAACAGCCTCTACCCCCTTTGTAAAACCTATCTCAAAGCAGACACCTCATCCACATGGCAGTCCACCCCTTCATACCCTTGA
- a CDS encoding PAS domain-containing protein yields the protein MHAHREHPLLHQKEFAYAYHKIIYSSQGIPIDYRFIEANRGYELLTGLSAEDIVGKTVREILPEIVHEDFPWINFYSEIADTKEDTSFSQYFAPLKKWFKITASSLTSGYFATFFTDITPERVIARAAQHLKTTAPKTLNYQSISATFRELSHAHTVICGHYLPKEGVFKIQNKNDFEKEETLWDETHGQSPPPDPEFDAFLTKGTLQYTDLSRLYRLTDLPILHHLYLRWGDIPVAILGKQKGTQEIMTTLFFCEKDTTLLLPYSANSMPTWLQQPYRDYIQRSNYPTPFCAIRTSLKTPTTLSSP from the coding sequence ATGCATGCGCACCGTGAACACCCCCTCCTACACCAAAAGGAATTTGCCTATGCCTACCATAAGATTATCTACTCGTCTCAGGGTATTCCCATAGACTATCGGTTTATTGAAGCGAATAGGGGATATGAACTCCTCACAGGGCTCTCAGCTGAGGACATTGTTGGTAAGACGGTACGGGAGATACTTCCTGAGATTGTTCATGAAGACTTCCCATGGATTAATTTTTATTCAGAAATAGCAGACACCAAGGAAGACACCTCCTTTTCACAGTATTTTGCTCCGCTCAAAAAGTGGTTTAAAATAACTGCGTCCTCCCTTACATCGGGATATTTTGCAACATTTTTTACAGACATCACCCCCGAACGAGTAATTGCACGGGCTGCGCAACACCTAAAAACAACAGCTCCGAAAACCCTTAACTACCAATCCATTTCAGCAACCTTTCGAGAGTTATCCCATGCTCATACCGTCATATGTGGACACTATTTGCCCAAAGAGGGTGTTTTTAAGATACAGAACAAAAATGATTTTGAAAAGGAAGAAACTCTCTGGGATGAGACGCACGGGCAGTCACCACCCCCCGACCCTGAATTTGACGCCTTTCTTACGAAGGGAACCCTGCAATATACAGACCTTTCCCGCCTCTATAGGCTCACAGATCTCCCCATACTCCATCACCTATATCTAAGGTGGGGGGATATTCCTGTGGCAATCTTGGGTAAACAGAAGGGTACACAGGAAATTATGACCACCCTTTTTTTCTGCGAAAAGGACACCACCTTACTTCTCCCTTACTCTGCGAACTCTATGCCGACATGGTTGCAACAACCATATCGAGACTACATACAGAGGAGCAACTATCCCACACCCTTCTGCGCTATAAGAACCTCGTTGAAAACACCGACGACATTATCTTCACCATAA